A window of Watersipora subatra chromosome 10, tzWatSuba1.1, whole genome shotgun sequence genomic DNA:
TATTATAAGAAAAGTCTAATGTTTTCACACAGCAGCAACATATAAAAGACCTGCTGATAGGTTGTGACTAGTTATGGCAAAAAATATTAACTTGAATTTTTGTGTGATTGCAAATACACTTTCATCATAATCGCTATTGATTCTTGCACCCCATTACCCCCTCACAAACAACAGCTTGCATCCCTTAGATGTGTGAGCACCCCTGTTTGGGAAGCCCTGCACTATGGGTATCTTTTGTATTAATTGTTGTTTCACCAGGGGGGGGGGGAATTCAGTAGAGCACAACTGCAATATGTAGACTCTTTGATGGATATAAGCTTTGATGGATATAAGCTTTGATCATGGAAGGGGACCTCAATATGCTATCAAGATGTTTGTTAGGCTTCCTCTATCGGTGACTTGTATCAACTTCCATTGTTGTGGAAGAAGACTAGTAATACATCTGTCATGCTGCAAGATTCTGGTAAAGTATTTGCAGCTAAAAAGCTAAAGGATAAGGAAGGTCCTCGTTTATGTGCAGACTACTAAGATAGCAACAAGGCCTGAAATCTGTAGATTAGTGCATATGCGGTGAGATGCTGAGCTAGATCCGGCTCTGAGAATAGATTGAACATAGATGCGCAAATGACTTCGGTGTATGCATAGAGCTAAAACTGGAGGTGAGCTCAGTCTGACAGGTGCAGGAAAGTGTTAAAATTAAAAGATATGTTTTAATCCAATTATTAGCAAATCTCCGGTTGTTTTGATGTGAGAGAattgtttagatattttagacTTGCTGAGAGAGTCCTCACATCTGTTGTAGCTGTTGTTTAGCCAGTTTGCTGGCTTTGTCTTTTTGGGGTGCGTTATGATGCTACCAGGCTGCAGATTCAATTCTATTGAACATAGCAGGCGTCTACATACTTACAGATCAAATCAACTCTTCTCTTGGGTTTGATAAATGTGGTTTACTTTTCGCTTGTCTAATCCTCTTTCATTTACTCTAGACGTTTTGGTCTGCACTAAATTACAGTTTAGAGAAAAACCGGCATATTGGAATTATTTGTGTATATCTTTAATGATAAATTGATATTGTTCTTATTCAACTAAGAACCGGCAAAAGATTGTTATCAGCACTTCTTCTTGACTGTCACAACATTAGTCAAGCATTGCACATCTTCTCTTCCCTTTCAAACTTTATTTTGGTCTCCGTATAAATATGAAACAAATATCCATTTGTCTCAAATGTTCTTGTGAAGCTTATTATATGGAATGAGTTGCTCTGGTTAGTCTATCACTTTGACAACTTTTACATTACATAAATAGCACACAGCAGTTCACACTCGCTATAGACCACTAGTTGTGAAATCCCAGTTATCAGTGACGATTGGGTCACTAGCAGTTATTAGAGGCTGTGTGGCGGTCACAGGTGGTTGTGTTGGGCTTGTAAAAAACTGTGTGTTGGTCACAAGTGGTTGTGTCGGGCTTGTAAAAGACTGTGTGTTGCTCACAAATGGTTGTCTAGAGCTTGTAAAAAACTGTGTCATGGTCACGGGTGGTTGTGTAGGGCTTGTAAAAGGCTGTGTGGTGGTCACAGGTGGTTGTGTAGGGTTTGTAAAAGGCTGTGTGGTGGTCACAGGTGGCAGTGTAGGGTTTGTAAAAGGCTGTGTGTCGGTCACAGGTGGTTGTGTAGGGTTTGTAAAAGGCTGTGTGTCGGTCACAGGTGGTTGTGTAGGGTttgcaaaaggctgtgtgtcaGTCACAGGTGGTTGTGTAGGGTTTGTAAAAGGCTGTGTGTCAGTCACAGGTGGTTGTGTAGGGCTTGTAAAAGGCTGCCGGGCTATCGTGCTTCGTACTTGAGCTCTTCCTAACTCACAAAGAAATCCATGAAATCCTGGAGGGCATGCGCATCTCGAGACTTCACTAATGCCTCCTTCACCACGATCACATGTTCCACCGTTTTGGCAAGGGTTGGTGTCACAGGAAACTAACAATAAATAGAAATAGTTCTCGTGACAAATGTAAGTTTTTTACTCAAAGTTCAAAATTCAACCACGTCATGACTATGTACGCGTTCAAGTTCTTTATCTATTTGGTGATTCCTTTATCAATTTTTTGCACAGAAAGTATTTTtatctacttgaatattttGCTGAAATACTGTCTTAGCTACAAGTTCATTCCACTCATCATGCACAAAAAACTAGACATACCAATCTGAAAAAGAATTACTGGTTAAAATTGGCAACACCACATCTTAGTCTTTTATAAACAGCATTTATATTAACTCAAATGTAACTAGTATTGAGTATATATGCTAGTTCCATTTCTGAAAAGAAAAGCTTATATTGCTAGTGTAAACTCACATCCCTCGCAGCGCTTCCCATTGGTGAAGGGTACAGGGCATTCGCACCAGAAGTCTCCACATAGATTGTGGCATGTTCCGTTGTTCGCACAGAAGTTGTTAGGCAGAGAACATGGAGGAACTTCATCAGCACCTGTAAGAACTGGTCCCTGTGAGCCTCTTATTAAAAGAGTCTTACCCTATTATTGCCCTACTGCTACTGTCTAAAACCACTGATCTGGTTCAAAGCTTCAGCAAAGTAATTAGTTGAATTATTGCTGGCTTCTTGATGGAAATTTCGTTGGAATTTGGGTTCTTCAGAGCTTGCTAAAAGTCTACATTCCGATTGGTTGTTGTTTGACTTGGAACCGTCTGAAAATGAACTATTTCTCAAATTTTCTCAAGTCCAGACTGGTTACCAAGGTAGTTATGATAACGTTAGCCAATAATTTTAAAGGCTATAGAATTTATAAGAATCTTTTCAGGATTAGTTAGAGAAACAGAAAGGTAGAACTCTAAAGAACACTCTTTTGCTTACATTCTGTGCCATTGCTTGTTGCATTTAGCACGGCTGGTTTTTGCTTTGGAATAGAGCAATCAAAATTGCCGCTCCAAGCTTCTGGGCAGTCGCACCAGCACACGGATCCTTCATAGGTGGCTGTTCCATTGTTGTGGCAGACAAAGtccttgaaacattctggctcCTGTATAAATGGACAATACCTTATTAGGAGATTATGATTTTGAACTCAGTTGCCCCAATTAATCAGGCGCTTGCAGAACTTAAACCAGGATAGAACTTTTGTTG
This region includes:
- the LOC137405962 gene encoding abnormal pharyngeal pumping eat-20-like, with protein sequence MKVLLVVCSVLAAVNARVMRRPKFAPSGPLDDTTVDICYDGSVKFLADKDNLCWYWECVETSQNNEINIQLLPRRCALGSKMPYTYTHGLSNPCSFNFNTKISFECTRADDQSVHKEPECFKDFVCHNNGTATYEGSVCWCDCPEAWSGNFDCSIPKQKPAVLNATSNGTECADEVPPCSLPNNFCANNGTCHNLCGDFWCECPVPFTNGKRCEGFSCDTNPCQNGGTCDRGEGGISEVSRCACPPGFHGFLCELGRAQVRSTIARQPFTSPTQPPVTDTQPFTNPTQPPVTDTQPFANPTQPPVTDTQPFTNPTQPPVTDTQPFTNPTLPPVTTTQPFTNPTQPPVTTTQPFTSPTQPPVTMTQFFTSSRQPFVSNTQSFTSPTQPLVTNTQFFTSPTQPPVTATQPLITASDPIVTDNWDFTTSGL